TAATTTACGGCAGTTACGGCAGTTCGATTGTTTTATGATCCTTAGATTCCTTGTAAAGGACAATAGTCTTTCCAATAACCTGCACCAGTTCCGACTCGGTTTCTTCCGCAAGCCAATTGCCGACTTCTCTCGGATCCTCAACAGAATTGTTCAATACCGATACTTTTATCAGTTCTCGCACCTCGATCGCTTCAGCCACATGTCGGATCAGATGGTCGTTCATACCGCCCTTTCCCACTTGGAAAATCGGCTGCAAATGGTGTGCTTGAGAACGCAGAAATCGCTTTTGTTTGCCTGTCAGCATCTTGTTTGTTCCTTCTTTCATGTCTTTAACTTAGTTTCCGTTGCCAAGCGCCTCCAACACGGCTTCCCGCATCGCTTCCACCGGGGCAGGCTGGCCCGTCCAATACTCGAAGGCGTAGGCGCCTTGATAAATAAACATACCCAGCCCACCGTGGATCCTGCAGCCCCTCTGCTTCGACTCCTCAAGAAAACGGGTCGTAAGAGGATTATAGATAAGATCGCTGGCGATTGTGCCGGGTTTAATCCAGTTCGCATCAATCGGAGTCCCATCCACATTTGGATACATTCCTAATGACGTCGTATTAATGATAATATCCGCTTCCGGGCAAGCTTCTTTCACCTGTTCGCCGTTAATGGCCCGAATATCCGCAGCTTGCCCGCGAAAAGCGTCGGCAAGCTCCTGTGCCCGTTCTACTGTCCGGTTCGAGATGGTGATGCCCGCAACGCCTTCGCGCGCGAGTGCGTAAAGAATGCCGCGCGTCGCGCCGCCGGCGCCTAGAATCAGCACCCTTTTCCCAGCCAGCTCCGGTTCCACTTCCTCCTTAAGAGACCTCACGTAACCGATGCCGTCGGTGTTGTACCCGACGAGACGGCCGTCGTTGTTGACGATCGTATTCACCGCTCCTATAGCTAATGCGCTTTCGTCGATTTCATCGAGCAGCGGCATGATATCAAGCTTATGCGGAATCGTTACATTTACCCCTCGGATCCCCATCGCACGCACGCCTGCGACAAAGTCACCGAGCCGATCTCCCTTAATATGAAAAGCGGTATAGACCCCATTTATGCCGGTTTCGCGAAATGCGCGGTTCATCATGACCGGCGATTTGGAGTGCCGGATCGGGTCTCCGATAACACTGTAAAGAACAGTATGGCTGTCGACTGTGTTTCCTGCGGTTAAAGCCTTTATTATTGCGTCTGTACCCACTGTCCGTCCACTCTCCCAAAAACTTTAAATAAGAGCATCTCGAAGGATGACGCGGACACCTTTGGGCGCGTGAACATCGATAAGAGCTCCCGTTCCGCCGTTAACATGAATCCAGCCGAGCCCGGAAATAAACACATCTGTGTCGGAGCCCCGCCGAACTGTTAAACGATGACGCGTCCAGGCCGGTATCTCATCCAGTTGTTCCTTCGTTGGGGGTGCCAGCATTTCTCCCCGGTGATCCGCGTAGAGCTCGTCCGCCCGCTCAAGCTTCGTCCGGTGCACCGGAAGTGCATTGGAGGAATAAAGCGTAAACGATTGCCGTTCCCCTTCGACAAAATCAAACCGGACAAGCCCCCCGATAAAGAGCGTCTGCTTATCGTTCAATTGATAAACCATCTGTTTGATGGGCTTGTCTGGAAGCAGCGCCTGCAGCACCGAGCGTGGAACGATTTCGGTCATACGGTGATTATATACAATACCTGGCGTATCGATAATGTCATGCCCGTCGTCAAGCGGTATATGTACTGCGTCTAGTGTCGTACCGGGATAACGCGATGTCGTCAGCTCTCTGTCCAGATCGCTGTAATCGCGAATAATTCTGTTAATAAGCGTTGATTTCCCGACATTCGTAGCCCCGACGACATATACATCGCGTTTCCCGCGGTACTCGGCGAGCGCTTCAATCACCCGGTCGAAGCCAATATTTCGTTTGGCGCTGCAAAGAACGACTTCCACCGTTTGCAGCCCCTGCGTCTTTGCTTGCTTCTGCACCCAATTGCGCAGACGGTTCATATTGACACCTTTTGGCAGCAAATCAATTTTGTTAACGACGAGCAGCACCGGGTTGTTGCCGACGAATCGTTGAAGACCGGAAATAAGGCTGCCCTCAAAATCGAACAGGTCGACAATATGCACGACCAGGCTGTTCGTTGCGGCAATTCCGCCAAGCAGCTTCAAGAAGTCATCCTGATCGATCGTTACGGAAATCGCTTCATTATAGTTTTTGATACGGAAACACCGCTGGCAAATCGCAGGATCCCTTTCGAGTGCGGATGCCGGTATGAATCCCGGTTTATCCGCCGATTCCGTATGCAGCTTTACGCCGCAGCCGGCGCAAGCGCCTTGCTCCAATTGTTGTTTGCTCACGTCTTGCGATCCTCCTCTGGCCAAAGCCCTTTTTTCCGCAGGCGGGACAGGGCGATCTTCTCGATTAATCTGTTGAAACGGGTGAAGATGCCTTCATCGCTTGGGGCAATCGGGCTCACAAGAATTGTAAATAGCCCCATACGCCGTCCACCAAGCACATCCGTCATCATTTGGTCGCCTATGACCGCAGTGTCTTCCGCCTGCAGACCAAGCTCCGAAAGCGCCTTGTTAAACGCTTTATTAGCCGGTTTACGCGCCGCGTGAATGTAAGGAATACGAAGCGGCTCGGCAAACTTGGACACGCGGGTCCGATGGTTGTTCGAGACAATAACGACCTTGAAACCGAGATCGCGTATGACATCCAGCCATTTAACAAGCTCCGGCGTAGCAAGCGGCACTTTCGCTCCGACAAGCGTATTATCGAGGTCCGTTATTATTCCTCTAATGCCCTGTTCCTTCAAGGCGTGCAAATCGATATCGTAAATGGTATTGACGCGCATATGCGGCAACAGCCGTTCAAACATGTTTTCGACTCCCCTGCTTGTGCTATCACGGAAACTATACCATACAAAGGGAATTTGTTGCAAAGACCCTCCAGTTTCTCAGTAACCGCTGCAATTCATTCTCAAAAAAGAAAGCAGCTCGAGTCTTAAAAACTTCGATTTTCCGGATAACTTGTTTGCTACATATACCCTTAAGCTGCTACCCCTAAAACTCTAATCACGCGCACCCCTTACTCTGCTATCCCCAAACTCTGATCACACGCTCACGCAGCTATCCCCAAAACTCAGACCACACGCACCCCTTACTCTGCTATCCCAAAACTCAGACCACACGAACCCCTTACGCTGCTATCCCAAAACTCTGATCACGCGCACCCCTTACGCTGCTATCCCAAAACTCAGACCACACGTACCCTTACGCAGCTATCCCCAAAACTCAGACCACACGTACCCCTTACGCTGCTATCTCCTAAACTCTAATCACGCGCACCCCTTACGCTGCTATCCCCAAAACTCAGATAAGGATTAAGTATTTAATATATTAATAATATCCTTGTAACAGGAACGCTTGTTTGGTATAATAAAAACAAGAACATATATTCGTATTTTTGAGATTTATAGCTGCATTGCTCACTAGATGGGCTGCCTTGTCCTAACGTATGATTTTGACTGGAGGAATCGGTTTTGATTTCAGATGGAATGAGTTTTGCAGACTTTAGCCAACGTTTTAATTGCGAGAAAGTTTGCATCGACGTTTTGTATGCAGCCAAATGGCCGGATGGCTATCGCTGTCCACGCTGCAACCATTGCCAGACCTCTAAGATCAAAACCCGGCGTCTCCCTCTCTACGAATGCAGGATCTGCCATTATCAGGCTTCCCTGATTAGTGGTACTGTTATGGAAGGTAGCCGCACCCATTTACATAAATGGTTCCAAGCCCTTTTTCTTATTGCTTGTCCATCCTCTTCCATCAATGCTGTCAAGTTGAGTGCCATTATCAATGTCACTTACAAAACAGCCTGGTTAATCCTCCACAAATTACGGCATGCAATGAGTCATGGCGAAATACGTCATATGCTCGCTGGTATGGTACGAATCAAAACGGCTTTTTATGGGAAGCCGTACAATCCTTCCTTCAGCCGGCACCCCCAGGAGCATCCACTTATCTCCGGAGCTGCTTTTGACGATCAAGGTGAAATTACACATATCAAAATCAAGCAAGTAGACAATCAGCATATGACGGAAAAATATTTCCGGCGTACGGGTGTCGATGCTTTCATTAGCAATCATGTACAGGCGTTTCCGGCCGACATTACAATAGAAAGTTTACGGTTCCATACAGACAGATTTCGTCCGGTGCTGCGCATTTGTAAAGAAGTTGGCAACTGGATGAATGCTGTGTTCCACGGGATCGGCGGCAAACACCTGCAGGCTTATTTGGATGAATTTTGTTTTCGTCTTAATAATACTTTTCGCAAGCAGCCCGTATTTAACCAACTATTTCTATTATGTGCGTCAACTGCTCCCATAACCTATAAAGAATTAATTCGGAAAAACAAACTTTTACAAGTAGGTTCCCCTTGTCTTTCTGCAGCTTAGTTGTTATACAGGTGTGCTTATTTATTCTGCGCCGTAATCGATAATTTCAGATACTCTATATTGTTTTAGGCATTGTGGCTGTTAGAATTAATTGCATTTTATCTGTCTTTTGCTGAGGAGCGAGGGGCTACGGCTATGCAGCGGGAGCACAAAACGCAACTCACAGCAGCAAGCTGGAAATTAAATAGAATCTGAGCTAACGGGATAATGGCTAAAGGGATGCAGTAAGTCAGTAAGTCAGTAAGTCAGTAAGTCAGTAATCGACTATGGTGGTGACAGTAAAAATAGCCGGAAAGGAGCTGTGTCGCTCCCCCGGCTACTTGATGGTGAATTACCTTTTGCATATACTCGATCCTTATTTCATATCGGAGTTACCCCAAGCGGTCGCGGATTAATTTAATGTTCGCGTCAAATCTGTCGGCTTCCTCCTCGGTCAATGTCTGACTGCTGTAGATCGCTTTTTCAAATGCGCCAAGTACGATGCGGAATTCGGTCTGGAGCGAGGTCAGCCGTTTTGACCACTGCCCCATCGTTTCACGAACGGTCTCATTCTCATTGTGATGAAGACCTTTTTTACGACAGTACTTGATCAATCGGTTCGTTTCCTTTACGATCCGCTCGTTCACGGTGATCGAACCGCGGCGATAACGCCGCCAAGCATCAATTATGGAGTTGCGCCGAAGCGCAACGACAGTTCCCAGAAGTGCTGCCACGGCAGTGACAAATCCCCAAAGCGGGATTCTGAAGCCATCTGTTGTTGATTCCTGTGTTTTAGCAGGGACCGAGGTTGACGGGTTGACTTCAGGCAGCGGGGCCGCTTTTTCTTGAGGCAGCGAGTACGGGTAGGTAAAACCTGCTGTCGGCTCGAACGGCAGCCATCCGTAGCCGTCGAAATATACCTCTACCCACGAATGCGCGTCCGCATTTCGCACTGTATAAGTACCCTCGCCATCCGGATTCAACTCCTCATCCGAGAGGCCTTGCAAACGCATCATCTCGGGATCGACCGGTAACGAGCCCGGCGAATACCCTTTTACCCATCTTGCGGGAATACCGGAAGCACGGGTTAGAACGGCCATCGCCGAGGAAAAATAATCGCAATAGCCTTCCTTGATTTCAAATAAAAAGGAATCCACGAAATCTTTGCTTACTTTTTTCGATAAATCCGGCTCATTCGTATATTTGAAATTCATTTGCAAGTACATTTCGATCGCTTTGGCTTTATCATAAGGCGTTGTCGCGCCTTTCGTAATTTCCGCCGCCAAGTCGCGCACGCGCTGCGGCAGCCTGGATGGAAGCTGCAAGTACATCGGATCCACTTCACCGCGAGTGTCAGTCGCAGGTTCTTTGTGCAGCGCCGCTTCATCAAGAACGGTCACTTCCGAGACGATTGAATATGTTTTCGGATAGCTGGCCACTGTGTTCGGCAGCCTAAGCTCCCATGATTGCGGCAGCCAGGAAAACCGCGGCAGCGGTGTTTCCGCTCCATTGACTGAAACGACCTCTGTTATTGGCCCCGCCCCGAAAAGGACGGGATATTTTTCTGAATGAAGCATCGTAAACGTTTGTTCGATTTTTTCGACTTTCGATGAATCAGGCCTGCCTTCGATCTGCAGCTGCTGATTTCGCCTCACGGACGGGACAGCTTCTTCCCGCCGCTCATCTATTGCCTCTTCCCAGCCGCTTCCGTTATAGAAAGCTTTCGTTTCGCCGCGCCAGTAGCTGCGTCTTGTCGTCGTCACGGTCATAACTGGAGAATAATCGAATCTGAAACCTCCGCCGAGCGATTCGTCGTTACGGCTGTATCCCGAGCTGCTGTCAGCAGCGCTTTTCTCCGCAGCAGCGCTGACTCCTTTGTCTCCGACCAAAGAAGGTATCGCTTCTCCGCGCGCTTCTTTCCATGCGGTATAAGGATCCGTTAAAATCGGTTTGATCGGGGGGACGAACAAGCCTGCGGCCATGACAAGAGTAATAATGAGTATGACGGGCAAAAACAAGCTTACCGGATATTCAAGAAGCTGTCCCCAGCTATCGGGATGCTGCTGCTTGAAGCTGGAAAAATGACTGGCGACGAGCCAACCGAGACCGGTGAAAACGGTCCACGCAATCTCTTCCCATAAGTAGATCGGAGTAAACAGCGAGTCCGCTATCATCAATGAAATCAAAGCCATTCCAACGATGCTGATTATGCCAAGGCGCCATTTACGGGTAAATAAAATGATGTGAAACACGGCCCATACGATTAAGCTAATCCATATAAAAGGAGTTAACTGTTGGAATTGGGCAGTAAGCCAATTGAGCCAGTCGGCGGCTTTATCCTTTTCCCCGTTGAAAGGAATCCACCGGTAGCCGGAATATGCCGCATTCAGGAAAATAAGAGTAAGCGTCTGTAAGATGCCGGAAGCAAGTCTGTTCGGAATAAGCGCTATAATTACAACTGAAAATAAGAGTAAGCCGTTTAAAATCGAGAATGTCTCCGTCCATAAGTAATCACCCAGGCATTGAAGCCACTGATAAACGATAATGGCGGAAAATAGGGCCGAAAACTTGCGGTACATATCCGCAGAAAGCCACTTGTAACCGGTTCGAAACAAAAGACTCATGCGCTCCCTCCTTCCAGTACGCCCGGCAGTTCCTGAAGTGCGCTAAGCGAATGGACAGCATACCCGCCTCTTTGCAATATACGAAGCCAGTCCATCCCCTTCCGGGGGTCCGCTCCCGTTACAACCCTGTACACATCGTCTGCCCCTTTAAGATGAATAAGCACAGGGACGACTCCTTTGCGGTTTAACCACTCCATGGAACGAACCGTTTCTTCGCCGCTCTGCGGGCTTATTATAACGACGAATGAACCGGCCGGTATAAGCGAGTCC
This is a stretch of genomic DNA from Paenibacillus sp. sptzw28. It encodes these proteins:
- the aroE gene encoding shikimate dehydrogenase → MGTDAIIKALTAGNTVDSHTVLYSVIGDPIRHSKSPVMMNRAFRETGINGVYTAFHIKGDRLGDFVAGVRAMGIRGVNVTIPHKLDIMPLLDEIDESALAIGAVNTIVNNDGRLVGYNTDGIGYVRSLKEEVEPELAGKRVLILGAGGATRGILYALAREGVAGITISNRTVERAQELADAFRGQAADIRAINGEQVKEACPEADIIINTTSLGMYPNVDGTPIDANWIKPGTIASDLIYNPLTTRFLEESKQRGCRIHGGLGMFIYQGAYAFEYWTGQPAPVEAMREAVLEALGNGN
- a CDS encoding transglutaminase family protein, which translates into the protein MSLLFRTGYKWLSADMYRKFSALFSAIIVYQWLQCLGDYLWTETFSILNGLLLFSVVIIALIPNRLASGILQTLTLIFLNAAYSGYRWIPFNGEKDKAADWLNWLTAQFQQLTPFIWISLIVWAVFHIILFTRKWRLGIISIVGMALISLMIADSLFTPIYLWEEIAWTVFTGLGWLVASHFSSFKQQHPDSWGQLLEYPVSLFLPVILIITLVMAAGLFVPPIKPILTDPYTAWKEARGEAIPSLVGDKGVSAAAEKSAADSSSGYSRNDESLGGGFRFDYSPVMTVTTTRRSYWRGETKAFYNGSGWEEAIDERREEAVPSVRRNQQLQIEGRPDSSKVEKIEQTFTMLHSEKYPVLFGAGPITEVVSVNGAETPLPRFSWLPQSWELRLPNTVASYPKTYSIVSEVTVLDEAALHKEPATDTRGEVDPMYLQLPSRLPQRVRDLAAEITKGATTPYDKAKAIEMYLQMNFKYTNEPDLSKKVSKDFVDSFLFEIKEGYCDYFSSAMAVLTRASGIPARWVKGYSPGSLPVDPEMMRLQGLSDEELNPDGEGTYTVRNADAHSWVEVYFDGYGWLPFEPTAGFTYPYSLPQEKAAPLPEVNPSTSVPAKTQESTTDGFRIPLWGFVTAVAALLGTVVALRRNSIIDAWRRYRRGSITVNERIVKETNRLIKYCRKKGLHHNENETVRETMGQWSKRLTSLQTEFRIVLGAFEKAIYSSQTLTEEEADRFDANIKLIRDRLG
- the yqeH gene encoding ribosome biogenesis GTPase YqeH, with protein sequence MSKQQLEQGACAGCGVKLHTESADKPGFIPASALERDPAICQRCFRIKNYNEAISVTIDQDDFLKLLGGIAATNSLVVHIVDLFDFEGSLISGLQRFVGNNPVLLVVNKIDLLPKGVNMNRLRNWVQKQAKTQGLQTVEVVLCSAKRNIGFDRVIEALAEYRGKRDVYVVGATNVGKSTLINRIIRDYSDLDRELTTSRYPGTTLDAVHIPLDDGHDIIDTPGIVYNHRMTEIVPRSVLQALLPDKPIKQMVYQLNDKQTLFIGGLVRFDFVEGERQSFTLYSSNALPVHRTKLERADELYADHRGEMLAPPTKEQLDEIPAWTRHRLTVRRGSDTDVFISGLGWIHVNGGTGALIDVHAPKGVRVILRDALI
- a CDS encoding YqeG family HAD IIIA-type phosphatase, giving the protein MPFVWYSFRDSTSRGVENMFERLLPHMRVNTIYDIDLHALKEQGIRGIITDLDNTLVGAKVPLATPELVKWLDVIRDLGFKVVIVSNNHRTRVSKFAEPLRIPYIHAARKPANKAFNKALSELGLQAEDTAVIGDQMMTDVLGGRRMGLFTILVSPIAPSDEGIFTRFNRLIEKIALSRLRKKGLWPEEDRKT
- the yhbY gene encoding ribosome assembly RNA-binding protein YhbY; translated protein: MLTGKQKRFLRSQAHHLQPIFQVGKGGMNDHLIRHVAEAIEVRELIKVSVLNNSVEDPREVGNWLAEETESELVQVIGKTIVLYKESKDHKTIELP
- a CDS encoding transposase gives rise to the protein MISDGMSFADFSQRFNCEKVCIDVLYAAKWPDGYRCPRCNHCQTSKIKTRRLPLYECRICHYQASLISGTVMEGSRTHLHKWFQALFLIACPSSSINAVKLSAIINVTYKTAWLILHKLRHAMSHGEIRHMLAGMVRIKTAFYGKPYNPSFSRHPQEHPLISGAAFDDQGEITHIKIKQVDNQHMTEKYFRRTGVDAFISNHVQAFPADITIESLRFHTDRFRPVLRICKEVGNWMNAVFHGIGGKHLQAYLDEFCFRLNNTFRKQPVFNQLFLLCASTAPITYKELIRKNKLLQVGSPCLSAA